Proteins encoded by one window of Chondromyces crocatus:
- a CDS encoding PrkA family serine protein kinase, translating to MAEMRTGMVDTIAAMQDYALYRDLSWEGSFEDYLNIVRQQPQVTRNAYQRAYDMIIRYGTEEYTDNKKKLIRYNFFKDELNGGKDAIYGLDIPLMRLVHVLRAAAEGYGPEKRVILLHGPVGSSKSTIARLLKKGVEHYSTTPDGALYTYDWVNLEGVGMAGSEGAQFKCPMHEEPLRLIPVAWRERAIRELGLSNERFQVRVEGELNPACRFIFARLMERYGGDWGKVMQHIRVKRLVLSEKDRIGIGTFQPKDEKNQDSTELTGDINYRKIAEYGSDSDPRAFNFDGEFNIANRGIVEFIEVLKLDVAFLYDLLGASQEHKIKPKKFAQTDIDELIIGHTNEAEYKKLLGNEFMEALRDRTIKIDIPYITKVSEEIRIYEKDFNREKIRGKHIAPHTLEVAAMWATLTRLEDPKKHNLSVVQKMKLYDGKVLPGYTQDTVKELRKEAPREGMNGISPRYVQDKISNALVNDIGEGTINPFMVLSELEKGLRHHSLLTNEDDRKRYGECIGMVKREYEEIVKNEVQRAISADEDAIQKLAANYIDSIKAFTLKEKVKDRFTREDVEPDERLMRSIEEKIEIPENRKDDFRREIMNYIGALAVDGKKFEWHTNDRLRRALELKLFEDQKDAIKLQTLVSSVIDKETQEKIDIIKTRLMKYFGYNEVSARDVLDYVASIYARGDTK from the coding sequence ATGGCCGAGATGCGCACAGGGATGGTCGACACGATCGCGGCGATGCAGGACTACGCGCTCTATCGCGATCTCTCGTGGGAGGGCTCGTTCGAGGACTACCTCAACATCGTCCGCCAGCAGCCTCAGGTGACGAGGAACGCGTACCAGCGGGCGTACGACATGATCATTCGGTATGGGACCGAAGAGTACACCGACAACAAGAAGAAGCTGATCCGCTACAACTTCTTCAAGGACGAGCTGAACGGCGGCAAGGACGCCATCTACGGCCTCGACATCCCGCTCATGCGGCTCGTTCACGTCCTCAGGGCCGCCGCGGAAGGGTACGGCCCGGAGAAGCGCGTGATCCTGCTCCACGGGCCCGTCGGCTCCTCGAAATCGACGATCGCTCGGCTCCTGAAGAAGGGCGTCGAGCACTACTCGACGACCCCTGACGGGGCCCTCTACACGTACGACTGGGTGAACCTGGAGGGCGTCGGCATGGCTGGCTCCGAAGGGGCTCAGTTCAAGTGCCCGATGCACGAGGAGCCCCTCCGCCTCATCCCTGTGGCGTGGCGCGAACGAGCCATCCGTGAGCTCGGGCTCTCCAACGAGCGGTTCCAGGTCCGCGTGGAGGGGGAGCTCAACCCTGCCTGTCGCTTCATCTTCGCTCGCCTCATGGAGCGCTACGGCGGCGACTGGGGCAAGGTGATGCAGCACATCCGGGTGAAGCGCCTCGTCCTGTCCGAGAAGGACCGCATCGGCATTGGCACCTTCCAGCCCAAGGACGAGAAGAACCAGGACTCGACCGAGCTGACGGGTGACATCAACTACCGGAAGATCGCCGAGTACGGCTCCGACTCCGACCCGCGGGCCTTCAACTTCGACGGCGAGTTCAACATCGCGAACCGCGGTATCGTCGAGTTCATCGAGGTCCTCAAGCTCGACGTCGCCTTCCTCTACGACCTGCTCGGTGCCTCTCAGGAGCACAAGATCAAGCCGAAGAAGTTCGCCCAGACGGACATCGACGAGCTGATCATCGGCCACACCAACGAGGCCGAGTACAAGAAGCTGCTCGGCAACGAGTTCATGGAAGCCCTGCGGGACAGGACCATCAAGATCGACATCCCCTACATCACGAAGGTGTCGGAGGAGATCCGGATCTACGAGAAGGACTTCAACCGCGAGAAGATCCGCGGCAAGCACATCGCGCCGCACACCCTGGAGGTTGCTGCCATGTGGGCGACGCTCACCCGCCTGGAGGACCCGAAGAAGCACAACCTCTCCGTCGTGCAGAAGATGAAGCTCTACGACGGCAAGGTCCTCCCCGGCTACACCCAGGACACGGTGAAGGAGCTCCGGAAGGAAGCGCCGCGCGAGGGCATGAACGGCATCAGCCCGCGCTATGTGCAGGACAAGATCTCCAACGCCCTCGTGAACGACATCGGCGAAGGGACGATCAACCCCTTCATGGTGCTGAGCGAGCTGGAGAAAGGACTCCGGCACCACTCGCTCCTCACCAACGAGGACGACCGCAAGCGCTATGGCGAGTGCATCGGCATGGTGAAGCGCGAGTACGAGGAGATCGTCAAGAACGAGGTCCAGCGAGCGATCAGCGCCGACGAAGACGCGATCCAGAAGCTCGCCGCGAACTACATCGACTCGATCAAGGCCTTCACCCTCAAGGAGAAGGTGAAGGACCGCTTCACGCGCGAAGACGTGGAGCCCGACGAGAGGCTGATGCGCTCGATCGAGGAGAAGATCGAGATCCCCGAGAATCGAAAGGACGATTTCCGTCGGGAGATCATGAACTACATCGGTGCTCTGGCAGTCGATGGGAAAAAATTCGAGTGGCACACCAACGATCGGCTTCGCCGCGCGCTCGAGCTGAAGCTCTTCGAGGATCAGAAGGATGCCATCAAACTCCAGACCCTCGTTTCCAGTGTCATCGACAAGGAGACGCAGGAAAAGATCGACATCATCAAGACGCGTCTGATGAAGTACTTCGGGTATAACGAGGTGTCCGCGCGCGATGTGCTCGACTACGTCGCCTCAATCTACGCGCGCGGCGATACGAAGTAG
- a CDS encoding YcbK family protein: protein MTALPALPTRWIRAAALGVAVTLGAGPAHANLLEQAPWRAPFILDGPAAEPLPLLYAFRNPAIERPGPLRLYVSGRYGRWMEHPWQTLSWSIGQGEHPETHREPLTLPDSSWLTSRVDERTSPGSSELLLLEELIHIGTATSPTWLRRLDPGWSPRWPVSTGPGLASNGYNVLWEPTPKPVRDWRCRRRPVVFARHGGEQASFLLVRCDGSSAPEALERLSIVARPPETPSPGELLPDEPDAETWPDLEWVPQVRVLHPRLLWVLQKIADAFPFRSIYIFSGYRPRAEARKGHSSLHAEGRALDIMVMGVSNTSLFNLCRTLDDVGCGFYPNSKFVHVDVRRPATGHTFWIDISGPGEPSRYVDAWPGVVDRGGTSWSAHSPRTTAPEGP from the coding sequence ATGACGGCCCTGCCCGCGCTCCCTACCCGCTGGATCCGAGCTGCCGCCCTGGGGGTGGCGGTCACGCTCGGCGCTGGCCCTGCCCACGCGAACCTGCTCGAGCAGGCGCCGTGGCGGGCCCCCTTCATCCTGGATGGGCCGGCCGCCGAGCCGCTCCCGTTGCTCTACGCTTTCCGTAACCCTGCGATCGAGCGTCCCGGTCCCCTTCGCCTCTATGTGAGCGGTCGCTATGGCCGCTGGATGGAGCACCCCTGGCAGACCCTCAGCTGGTCCATCGGCCAAGGGGAGCACCCCGAGACCCACCGAGAACCTCTCACCCTGCCGGATTCCTCCTGGCTGACGTCGCGCGTGGACGAGCGCACGTCCCCAGGATCGAGCGAGCTCCTCCTCCTCGAAGAGCTGATCCACATCGGCACCGCCACCTCGCCCACCTGGCTCCGCCGCCTCGATCCCGGCTGGAGCCCGCGGTGGCCCGTCTCCACGGGGCCCGGCCTCGCCTCCAACGGCTACAACGTCCTCTGGGAGCCCACACCCAAGCCCGTTCGTGACTGGCGGTGCCGACGTCGTCCCGTCGTGTTTGCGCGGCACGGTGGTGAACAAGCCTCGTTTCTTCTCGTTCGTTGCGACGGCTCGAGCGCTCCCGAAGCCCTCGAGCGCCTCTCGATCGTCGCCAGGCCTCCCGAGACACCGAGCCCGGGCGAGCTCCTTCCTGACGAACCCGATGCCGAGACCTGGCCTGACCTGGAGTGGGTCCCCCAGGTGCGGGTACTTCACCCACGCCTCCTCTGGGTACTGCAGAAGATCGCCGACGCCTTCCCGTTCCGCTCCATCTACATCTTCAGCGGCTACCGCCCCCGAGCCGAAGCGCGCAAAGGGCACAGCAGCTTGCACGCTGAAGGCAGAGCGCTGGACATCATGGTGATGGGCGTCTCCAACACCTCCCTCTTCAACCTCTGCCGCACGCTCGACGACGTCGGCTGTGGCTTCTACCCCAACAGCAAGTTCGTTCACGTCGATGTGCGCCGACCCGCCACCGGCCACACCTTCTGGATCGACATCTCCGGTCCTGGCGAGCCCTCGCGTTACGTCGATGCGTGGCCAGGCGTCGTCGATCGTGGCGGCACGTCCTGGAGTGCGCACAGCCCCAGAACGACGGCCCCCGAAGGACCTTGA
- a CDS encoding L-threonylcarbamoyladenylate synthase produces MRTERLATDPASISRAAALLRAGGLVAFPTETVYGLGARADDGTAAARIFEAKGRPSGNPLIVHVPDAAAAQALVETWPPVADRLAAAFWPGPLTMIFARRADRIADVVTACGPTVAVRVPAHPVARALLQAVALPIAAPSANRSTEISPTTAEHVWKALAGRIDALLDSGPCERGIESTILDVTTSPPTLLRPGSIPAHAIAAIVPLRDRSGAIVAPHLRASAPGSHARHYAPRTRVLLTHPEQVRATVDALVAQGLRTATLEHGRTTEAGAHAELLPSDPVAYGAELYAALHRLQDSACDVLVIADVPEEPGWEAIRDRLRRASAPSDENP; encoded by the coding sequence ATGCGGACGGAACGCCTCGCCACCGACCCTGCTTCCATCTCGCGCGCTGCAGCCCTCCTGCGCGCTGGGGGCCTGGTCGCATTCCCCACCGAGACCGTGTACGGCCTCGGCGCCAGAGCCGACGACGGGACCGCTGCCGCACGGATCTTCGAGGCCAAGGGGCGTCCTTCGGGCAACCCCCTCATCGTCCACGTCCCTGACGCGGCGGCTGCCCAGGCCCTCGTCGAGACATGGCCCCCCGTAGCGGATCGACTCGCTGCTGCCTTCTGGCCGGGCCCGCTCACGATGATCTTTGCGCGCCGAGCCGACCGCATCGCAGACGTCGTCACCGCCTGTGGACCTACCGTCGCGGTGCGCGTGCCAGCCCACCCCGTCGCGCGCGCCTTGCTTCAGGCCGTTGCCCTCCCCATCGCTGCACCGAGCGCCAACCGATCGACCGAGATCTCCCCGACCACGGCGGAGCATGTCTGGAAGGCGCTCGCCGGTCGCATCGACGCTTTGCTCGACAGCGGACCCTGCGAACGGGGGATCGAGTCCACGATCCTCGACGTGACGACCTCACCGCCCACCCTCCTTCGCCCAGGATCCATCCCTGCGCACGCCATCGCCGCGATCGTCCCGCTTCGAGATCGCTCGGGAGCCATCGTGGCGCCTCACCTGCGCGCCTCCGCGCCAGGGTCCCACGCGCGGCACTACGCGCCACGGACCAGGGTGCTCCTCACGCACCCCGAGCAGGTCCGCGCGACCGTCGACGCGCTCGTCGCGCAGGGGCTTCGCACCGCCACCCTCGAACATGGCCGAACGACGGAGGCTGGCGCTCACGCCGAGCTCCTGCCCTCCGACCCGGTTGCCTACGGCGCCGAGCTGTATGCGGCATTGCATCGGTTGCAGGACAGCGCCTGTGATGTCCTCGTCATCGCGGATGTCCCCGAAGAGCCCGGCTGGGAGGCCATCCGAGATCGTCTTCGCCGGGCCTCTGCCCCCTCGGACGAGAATCCCTGA